In Leishmania mexicana MHOM/GT/2001/U1103 complete genome, chromosome 20, one genomic interval encodes:
- a CDS encoding nudix hydrolase-like protein, whose protein sequence is MTLISFPLHPPGALLTVSSPPFPPPHKSLRPQRFKAPSQFHIQLQVLSVLRATQTMKHTYVRTGLEVVSGLKFTRLCALSYTASGDGAHPGNKWEMVQRTTRSTPVSAFERSPAPIPVDAVEICAVVRRSSERFIVVVAQYRPPVDSVCLEFPAGLVDENENAGQAAIREMHEETGFVVDEAGIVSISPPLSTEPGLTDSCCVLVRLDVDGERAENQKPKQRLDDGEDIEVLMIPISEPKSALNALSDVVKRYAEKGQRAIVDAKLYTFMEALAWGV, encoded by the coding sequence ATGACATTGATAAGCTTTCCTCTTCACCCACCCGGTGCACTTCTGACGGTCTCCTCACCTCCgtttccccctcctcacaaGAGTCTTAGACCTCAACGCTTTAAAGCACCTTCACAGTTCCATATCCAGCTTCAGGTCCTTTCTGTTTTGAGAGCAACACAGACCATGAAGCATACCTATGTCAGAACGGGACTCGAGGTCGTCAGTGGGCTGAAATTCACACGACTTTGTGCTCTCTCATACACCGCCagtggcgatggtgcgcaTCCAGGAAATAAGTGGGAAATGGTGCAGAGGACCACCCGATCCACGCCTGTGAGTGCCTTTGAACGCTCCCCGGCACCAATCCCGGTTGACGCCGTCGAAATCTGTGCCGTGGTACGGAGAAGCAGCGAGAGGTTCATTGTTGTTGTTGCACAGTATCGACCACCAGTGGACTCAGTTTGCTTGGAGTTTCCAGCCGGTTTGGTGGACGAGAACGAAAACGCTGGTCAAGCTGCCATTCGTGAGATGCACGAGGAAACTGGCTTTGTTGTAGATGAAGCTGGCATCGTGTCTATttcaccgcctctctccacGGAGCCTGGCCTCACTGACTCATGTTGCGTTTTGGTGCGTCTTGACGTTGACGGCGAGCGCGCAGAAAATCAGAAACCAAAACAACGCCTGGATGATGGGGAAGACATTGAGGTTCTCATGATTCCTATTTCTGAACCCAAGAGCGCGTTAAATGCACTTTCAGATGTGGTCAAACGATACGCGGAAAAGGGCCAGCGCGCGATTGTAGACGCAAAGCTATACACATTCATGGAAGCTCTGGCGTGGGGCGTATAA